One genomic region from Candidatus Eisenbacteria bacterium encodes:
- a CDS encoding DUF503 domain-containing protein — protein MVVGLLQMELHLPASHSLKAKRSVVNHVKERLRTRFNASVAEVDHQDLWQRATLGVAVVSGEPGVLDKVLRDILACVEREDRLAVLDYQIRID, from the coding sequence ATGGTAGTCGGCCTGCTCCAGATGGAGCTTCACCTTCCCGCCTCCCACTCGCTCAAGGCGAAGCGCTCGGTCGTGAACCACGTCAAGGAGCGGCTCCGGACGCGCTTCAACGCGTCCGTGGCGGAAGTGGACCACCAGGACTTGTGGCAGCGCGCGACGCTGGGCGTGGCGGTCGTGAGCGGAGAGCCGGGCGTGTTGGACAAGGTGCTTCGAGACATCCTGGCCTGCGTGGAGCGGGAGGACCGCCTCGCGGTCCTGGACTACCAGATCCGAATCGACTGA
- the rbfA gene encoding 30S ribosome-binding factor RbfA: protein MPSRKQSPRTRRVADRIQVELAEILSTRTEDPRLRVLSVTGAEVSRDFSLAKVWVAGTLLTPDSEPNVLQALARATPYFRSLLAARLGLRIVPELQFQIDRSIEKGARIEQLLREIQEPPDE, encoded by the coding sequence ATGCCTTCACGCAAGCAGAGTCCCCGCACGCGCCGCGTGGCGGACCGGATCCAGGTCGAGCTGGCCGAGATCCTGAGCACCAGGACGGAAGACCCGAGGCTTCGCGTGCTCTCGGTGACGGGAGCAGAGGTGAGCCGCGACTTCTCCCTCGCGAAGGTCTGGGTGGCCGGGACGCTCCTGACCCCGGACTCGGAACCCAACGTGCTCCAGGCGCTCGCCCGCGCGACGCCGTACTTTCGCAGCCTCCTGGCGGCCCGGCTGGGGCTTCGCATCGTCCCCGAGCTCCAGTTCCAGATCGACCGGTCGATCGAGAAGGGTGCGCGAATCGAGCAGCTCCTGCGTGAAATTCAGGAACCTCCCGATGAATGA
- a CDS encoding bifunctional oligoribonuclease/PAP phosphatase NrnA — protein MNDVTLEGLEAFLAGREEFLVTAHIDPDGDAVGSCLGLKLALDHMGKTAEVVLDSPVPAALLFLPAASTIRRPDHVQKKFDSAFVLDSSSLDRTGSVPERCLNPGAKIAVFDHHWGNDGFGDIRLVNPEASATAELVYDVIDLLHIPISPEIAECLYAGILSDTGGFRYANTSSRTLRVAARLVERGARAPVVAEALYATKTAPSLRILGLALASLETRSGGRIGAMTISRDMFERAGATPEDADGIVQYAKALAGARVGVLVQEVAPNEIRASLRSDGTVDVNEVASLFGGGGHRNAAGLRVRGDLERVRNDLYEALDRAMNGGPPPSAG, from the coding sequence ATGAATGACGTCACGCTCGAGGGGCTCGAAGCGTTTCTTGCGGGTCGCGAGGAGTTCCTGGTGACCGCGCACATCGATCCCGACGGCGACGCGGTGGGATCCTGCCTCGGCCTCAAGCTCGCGCTGGATCACATGGGGAAAACGGCGGAGGTAGTGCTCGACTCGCCGGTCCCCGCCGCGCTCCTCTTCCTGCCGGCCGCGTCGACGATCCGGCGTCCGGATCATGTTCAGAAGAAATTCGATTCCGCCTTCGTGCTCGACAGCTCCTCGCTGGATCGTACGGGCTCGGTTCCGGAGCGTTGCCTGAATCCCGGAGCCAAGATCGCGGTCTTCGACCATCACTGGGGAAACGACGGGTTCGGAGATATCCGCCTCGTCAATCCGGAGGCGTCCGCCACGGCCGAGCTGGTCTACGACGTCATCGACCTTCTTCACATTCCGATCTCTCCCGAAATCGCCGAGTGCCTCTATGCCGGCATCCTCTCCGATACGGGCGGCTTCCGTTACGCGAACACCTCCTCCCGCACCCTGCGCGTCGCCGCGAGGTTGGTCGAGCGCGGGGCCAGGGCGCCCGTGGTCGCCGAGGCGCTCTACGCGACGAAAACGGCGCCGAGCTTGCGCATCCTGGGCTTGGCGCTCGCCTCGCTCGAGACGCGGAGCGGGGGAAGAATCGGGGCGATGACCATCTCACGGGACATGTTCGAGCGGGCGGGCGCGACGCCCGAGGATGCCGACGGAATCGTCCAGTATGCCAAGGCTCTCGCGGGCGCGCGTGTGGGCGTGCTCGTCCAAGAGGTGGCGCCGAACGAAATCAGAGCGAGCCTCCGGTCGGACGGGACGGTGGATGTGAACGAGGTGGCGTCCCTGTTCGGCGGCGGAGGTCACCGGAACGCGGCGGGGCTTCGGGTGCGGGGGGATTTGGAGCGGGTCCGAAACGACCTCTACGAGGCCCTCGACCGGGCGATGAATGGCGGACCTCCTCCATCTGCTGGATAA
- the truB gene encoding tRNA pseudouridine(55) synthase TruB — MADLLHLLDKPEGWTSHDVVARMRRILGERRVGHAGTLDPFATGLLILAEGRATALLGCVSLLPKRYLAKARLGIATDTQDRTGKPIRVSERIPGREGIQAALERLRGVTRQRPPLYSAVRVRGERLYKAARRGESPDPGERTIRVYELEVLDGTLPELGLDLTVSRGTYVRTLAHDLGELLGCGAHLLSLRRIASGPFHVDEALSPEPCSGNGAGDFRGRALTPAQAVMHLPRATLTSEEAARLRHGRAPALGPDRIEPAPLGYPLPPGETRWPLALLAPEGELLGLAESPCPAVPSEAPPQAVVRLLRVFP, encoded by the coding sequence ATGGCGGACCTCCTCCATCTGCTGGATAAGCCGGAAGGCTGGACCTCCCACGACGTGGTCGCGCGCATGCGGCGAATCCTGGGCGAGCGCCGCGTGGGCCACGCCGGAACGCTCGATCCTTTCGCCACGGGGCTCCTCATCCTGGCCGAAGGGCGGGCGACGGCGCTCCTCGGCTGCGTGAGCCTCCTCCCGAAACGCTATCTCGCGAAGGCGCGCCTCGGGATCGCGACCGACACGCAGGACCGAACCGGGAAGCCCATCCGCGTCTCGGAGCGGATCCCCGGGCGGGAAGGGATCCAGGCGGCGCTCGAGCGCCTGCGTGGGGTGACCCGCCAGCGCCCGCCGCTCTATTCGGCGGTAAGGGTGCGGGGTGAGCGGCTCTATAAGGCGGCGCGCCGGGGTGAATCCCCGGACCCCGGGGAGCGTACGATCCGGGTCTATGAGCTTGAGGTGCTCGACGGCACGTTGCCGGAGCTTGGCCTCGACTTGACGGTGAGCCGGGGCACGTACGTGCGCACGCTGGCCCATGACTTGGGCGAGTTGCTCGGGTGCGGCGCCCACCTCCTCTCCTTGCGCCGGATCGCATCGGGACCATTCCACGTGGACGAGGCCCTTTCGCCCGAGCCCTGCTCCGGGAATGGGGCGGGCGATTTTCGCGGGCGCGCGCTCACCCCCGCCCAAGCTGTGATGCACCTGCCGCGCGCGACGCTCACCTCGGAGGAGGCGGCGCGGCTCCGCCACGGTCGCGCGCCGGCTCTGGGCCCCGACCGGATCGAGCCCGCGCCCCTCGGCTATCCGCTTCCTCCCGGGGAGACGCGCTGGCCGCTCGCCCTTCTCGCGCCGGAGGGTGAGCTGCTCGGGCTCGCGGAATCCCCGTGCCCGGCGGTCCCTTCCGAGGCGCCACCCCAGGCCGTGGTCCGTCTTCTGCGCGTGTTTCCATGA
- a CDS encoding bifunctional riboflavin kinase/FMN adenylyltransferase codes for MTRISRPIAMTIGVFDGLHLGHQRVIAATVEVARERGGIAWVTTFDPHPDTIVRGVPPRPWITPPEEREELLHAMGVDRVHVERFDRSVQALPPEGFIDRVLGVGAPLAVLVIGPDFRMGRDRVGDRAYLEALGERRGFAVREVPFLMGGGGKLSSTALRGLIQAGSVEEASAMLGRPYSLRGRVGSGAGRGRQLGYPTANLEVHPAKLLPAPGIYISSNRLLGITWPGLTYVGSAETFGPGPVRVEAHLLDYDGKESLRGKVLVTSLVRRLRGDEVFESPEALIRAMDQDRARAAEYWSSRAAARGTISGSVPD; via the coding sequence ATGACCCGGATCTCACGTCCGATCGCGATGACGATCGGGGTTTTTGACGGGTTGCACTTGGGTCACCAGCGCGTGATCGCGGCGACCGTGGAGGTCGCGCGAGAGCGCGGCGGGATCGCGTGGGTGACGACCTTCGACCCGCACCCCGACACGATCGTGCGCGGCGTGCCGCCTCGTCCTTGGATCACCCCCCCGGAGGAGCGCGAAGAGCTGCTCCACGCGATGGGTGTCGACCGGGTGCACGTGGAGCGCTTCGATAGGAGCGTTCAGGCCCTGCCGCCCGAGGGATTCATCGACCGCGTGCTCGGCGTCGGCGCGCCGCTGGCGGTGCTCGTCATCGGACCCGATTTTCGGATGGGGCGCGACCGTGTCGGAGACCGCGCGTATCTCGAAGCTCTGGGGGAGCGACGCGGATTCGCGGTCCGTGAGGTGCCGTTCCTCATGGGGGGTGGAGGAAAGCTCTCGAGCACCGCGCTGAGGGGGCTCATCCAGGCGGGGTCGGTCGAGGAAGCGTCGGCGATGCTCGGCCGCCCGTACTCGCTGCGCGGCCGGGTCGGTTCCGGCGCCGGCCGCGGCAGGCAGCTAGGGTACCCCACGGCCAATTTGGAGGTTCACCCGGCGAAGCTCTTGCCCGCACCAGGTATTTACATATCCAGCAATAGATTGCTTGGAATCACATGGCCCGGCCTTACGTACGTCGGAAGCGCGGAGACGTTTGGGCCGGGGCCGGTCCGGGTCGAGGCGCATCTTCTGGATTACGACGGCAAGGAGTCGCTCCGCGGGAAGGTGCTCGTCACGAGCCTCGTGCGGAGGCTCCGCGGAGACGAGGTCTTCGAAAGCCCCGAGGCGCTCATCCGGGCCATGGATCAGGACCGGGCAAGGGCCGCGGAATACTGGAGTTCCAGGGCGGCCGCGCGTGGAACGATATCGGGGAGCGTCCCAGATTGA
- the rpsO gene encoding 30S ribosomal protein S15 gives MPLTPERKREVIDHFRTHETDSGSAEVQIALLTERIKYLTEHFKVHKRDHHSRRGLLRMVGQRRRLLDYLKSSNVERYRMVVKELGLRK, from the coding sequence GTGCCGTTGACACCTGAGAGGAAGCGCGAGGTTATCGATCACTTCCGCACCCACGAGACGGACTCGGGGTCCGCGGAAGTCCAGATCGCGCTCCTGACCGAACGCATCAAATACCTGACGGAGCACTTCAAGGTGCACAAGCGCGACCATCACAGTCGGCGCGGGTTGCTCCGAATGGTCGGTCAACGACGCAGGCTGCTCGACTATCTGAAGTCCTCCAACGTCGAGCGCTACCGGATGGTGGTCAAGGAGCTCGGTCTCCGCAAATAG
- the pnp gene encoding polyribonucleotide nucleotidyltransferase, with amino-acid sequence MPESVSLDLGGRTFSIEVGKVAKQASGSAWVRYGDTVVLVAAVASKYPIDKDFFPLSVEYREKTYAAGKIPGGFFKREGRPTEKEILSSRLIDRPLRPLFPDGFRNEIQISATVLSSDQANDSDILGITGASVALMVSDIPFPEPVSGVRVGFVEGKLVLNPTFQELEQSALDMVVAGTDSSIVMVEGGAREVPEATVVEALRFAHKHILELNKIQVELRRRIGKPKREFAVPPKDAGLEAAVEREFGDRVRRANEIQTKEERQAELDRVKEEALAKFEESHPDMGKQIATILEHIESQDLRRRILKEGRRADGRGPDDIRAITCEVGVLPRTHGSALFTRGQTQSLVATTLGTKVDEQRVEELEGQSWKSYMLHYNFPPFSVGEVRPMRGPGRREIGHGALAERAIEPLIPSDIDFPYTIRVVSDILESNGSSSMATVCGGSLSLMDAGVPIKAHVAGIAMGLIKDGNDIAILTDILGVEDHLGDMDFKVTGTREGITAFQMDIKIEGLSMDIMSRALEKARVARMHVLGKMEAAIATPRAELSPYAPRIYIMMIDPDKIREVIGPGGKMIKKISAETGTQIDIEDSGEVRIAAFSGADGDRARDIIRSITEDPEVGRIYSGIVRRVVPFGAFVEISPGKDGLVHISELEPHRVERVEDVINEGDTVLVKVIGIDREGKIKLSRKQALPGYEESGDHEAQRRPPGGGGERPRRKPEHSRR; translated from the coding sequence ATGCCCGAATCTGTAAGCCTCGACCTTGGGGGCCGTACCTTCAGCATCGAAGTCGGCAAGGTCGCCAAGCAAGCCTCCGGGTCAGCGTGGGTGCGGTACGGGGACACGGTGGTTCTGGTCGCCGCGGTCGCATCCAAGTACCCGATCGACAAGGACTTCTTTCCCCTTAGCGTGGAATACCGGGAGAAGACCTACGCAGCCGGGAAGATCCCCGGTGGTTTCTTCAAGCGCGAGGGGCGACCCACGGAGAAGGAAATCCTGAGCAGCCGGTTGATCGACCGTCCGCTGCGGCCTTTGTTCCCGGACGGTTTCCGCAACGAGATCCAGATCTCCGCCACGGTCCTTTCCTCGGATCAGGCGAATGATTCGGACATCCTGGGAATCACCGGCGCCTCGGTCGCGCTCATGGTCTCGGACATCCCGTTTCCGGAGCCGGTCTCGGGGGTCAGAGTCGGATTCGTGGAAGGCAAGCTGGTCCTGAATCCGACGTTCCAGGAGCTGGAGCAATCCGCCCTGGACATGGTCGTGGCCGGCACCGATTCCTCGATCGTGATGGTCGAGGGAGGGGCCCGCGAAGTGCCCGAAGCGACGGTTGTGGAGGCGCTCCGGTTCGCGCACAAGCACATCCTCGAGCTGAACAAGATCCAGGTCGAGCTTCGGCGCCGCATCGGGAAGCCGAAGCGCGAGTTTGCCGTTCCGCCGAAGGATGCGGGCCTCGAGGCGGCCGTGGAGCGCGAGTTCGGCGATCGCGTCCGCCGGGCAAACGAGATTCAAACGAAGGAGGAGCGCCAGGCGGAGCTCGACCGCGTGAAGGAAGAGGCGCTCGCCAAATTCGAGGAGTCCCACCCCGATATGGGGAAGCAGATCGCCACGATCCTCGAGCACATCGAGAGCCAGGATCTGCGTCGTCGGATCTTGAAGGAAGGCCGGCGCGCCGACGGGCGGGGCCCGGACGACATCAGGGCGATCACGTGCGAAGTCGGCGTGCTGCCGCGCACGCACGGATCCGCGCTCTTCACCCGCGGCCAAACCCAGAGCCTGGTCGCGACGACGCTCGGAACGAAAGTGGACGAGCAGCGCGTCGAGGAGCTGGAAGGTCAGTCCTGGAAGAGCTACATGCTGCATTATAACTTCCCGCCCTTCAGCGTCGGGGAGGTGAGACCGATGCGCGGGCCCGGCCGGCGCGAAATCGGCCACGGCGCGCTCGCCGAACGCGCGATCGAGCCCCTGATTCCTTCCGACATCGACTTCCCCTACACCATTCGCGTCGTCTCGGACATTCTCGAGTCAAACGGTAGCTCGTCGATGGCGACGGTGTGCGGGGGTAGTCTTTCCTTGATGGACGCGGGCGTTCCGATCAAGGCCCACGTCGCCGGAATCGCGATGGGCCTGATCAAAGATGGAAATGACATCGCGATCCTGACGGACATTCTGGGCGTCGAGGATCATCTGGGGGACATGGACTTCAAGGTGACCGGCACCCGCGAGGGCATCACCGCGTTCCAGATGGACATCAAGATCGAAGGCCTCTCGATGGACATCATGTCGCGCGCGCTCGAGAAGGCCCGCGTCGCGAGGATGCACGTCCTGGGCAAGATGGAGGCGGCGATCGCGACACCGCGCGCCGAGCTCTCGCCCTACGCGCCGCGGATCTACATCATGATGATCGATCCGGACAAGATCCGGGAGGTCATCGGACCAGGCGGCAAGATGATCAAGAAGATCAGCGCCGAGACGGGGACCCAGATCGACATCGAGGACTCCGGCGAAGTCCGCATCGCAGCGTTCAGCGGGGCGGACGGGGACCGGGCGCGAGACATCATCCGATCGATCACCGAGGACCCCGAGGTCGGGCGCATTTATTCGGGGATCGTGCGCCGGGTGGTGCCGTTCGGGGCCTTCGTCGAAATCTCCCCGGGCAAAGACGGCTTGGTCCACATCTCGGAGCTCGAGCCGCACCGCGTGGAGCGGGTCGAGGACGTCATCAACGAAGGGGACACGGTCCTGGTCAAGGTGATCGGGATCGACCGCGAAGGCAAGATCAAGCTGAGCCGCAAGCAAGCGCTCCCGGGATACGAGGAGTCCGGGGACCACGAAGCACAGCGCCGGCCGCCGGGCGGCGGCGGGGAGCGCCCCCGGAGGAAGCCGGAGCACTCGCGCCGCTAG
- a CDS encoding insulinase family protein: MDEGDRFRRVELPSGLTVIGEHVDSVRSLSIGVWVKVGARHEATPESGMSHFLEHMVFKGTHTRDAYELALSLESVGGHLDAFTGREVTCFDARALDEHLNLAVEVLADLVLNPKLDPDDVEKEKKVILDEIHTYEDTPDERIHDLFADVVWSGHPLGNRILGTRESVQAFTREDVARYHARRYCASNLLVAIAGRFDWERFVGEVSSRFGDAPPGVPPESKSVQPNGRDVVHHVKDLAQQYLCIGGRGLPSQHPDRHALIVLSTLLGGGMSSRLFQRVREQEGLAYSVYTYADFYRDAGIICAGMNVQPQHGRRVVALTLEEFERVIRQGVPENELRSVKAQLKGNLLLGLESTSNRMNRIARNQLYEGRFVSVDELVRRVDLVRSEDVQRVALELISRDRISLVALGPSAGSEFETGDLMLGTAA; the protein is encoded by the coding sequence TTGGACGAAGGGGATCGGTTTCGCCGGGTCGAGCTTCCGTCCGGCCTGACCGTGATCGGCGAGCACGTGGACTCCGTGCGTTCCCTGTCGATCGGGGTTTGGGTCAAGGTAGGGGCGCGGCATGAGGCGACGCCCGAATCGGGGATGTCGCATTTCCTCGAGCACATGGTTTTCAAGGGAACGCACACCCGGGACGCCTACGAGCTGGCGCTGAGCCTGGAATCGGTCGGCGGCCACCTGGACGCGTTCACCGGCCGCGAAGTGACCTGTTTCGACGCGCGCGCTTTGGACGAGCACTTGAACCTCGCGGTGGAGGTGCTCGCGGATCTCGTTCTGAACCCCAAGCTCGATCCCGACGACGTGGAGAAGGAAAAGAAGGTCATTCTGGACGAGATCCACACCTACGAGGACACGCCCGACGAGAGAATCCACGACCTTTTCGCCGACGTCGTGTGGTCCGGGCATCCGCTGGGCAACCGGATCCTCGGCACCCGCGAATCGGTCCAGGCATTTACGCGTGAGGACGTCGCGCGCTACCACGCGCGCCGGTACTGCGCTTCCAATCTTCTCGTCGCGATCGCGGGCCGCTTCGACTGGGAGCGGTTCGTGGGTGAGGTTTCGTCCCGGTTCGGCGATGCTCCGCCCGGGGTCCCGCCCGAATCCAAGAGCGTGCAACCGAACGGCCGGGACGTGGTTCATCATGTAAAGGACCTGGCGCAGCAATACCTCTGTATCGGCGGCCGGGGTCTCCCATCCCAGCATCCCGACCGCCACGCACTGATCGTTCTCTCAACCCTGCTGGGCGGAGGCATGAGCTCACGCCTGTTCCAGCGGGTGCGGGAGCAGGAGGGGTTGGCCTATTCGGTCTATACCTATGCGGATTTCTACCGCGACGCGGGAATCATCTGCGCGGGGATGAACGTCCAGCCGCAGCACGGCCGGAGGGTCGTGGCGCTGACGCTGGAAGAGTTCGAGCGCGTCATCCGGCAGGGCGTACCTGAAAATGAGCTCCGTTCCGTGAAGGCACAGCTCAAGGGGAATCTCCTCCTGGGGCTCGAGAGCACTTCGAACCGGATGAACCGGATCGCGCGGAACCAGCTTTATGAAGGACGCTTCGTCTCTGTGGACGAGCTGGTTCGGAGGGTGGACTTGGTGCGATCCGAAGATGTCCAAAGGGTGGCGTTGGAGTTGATCTCGCGCGATCGGATCTCGCTCGTCGCGCTCGGGCCCAGCGCGGGCTCCGAGTTCGAAACGGGTGACCTCATGCTCGGAACCGCCGCGTGA
- a CDS encoding dUTP diphosphatase, with the protein MEAGAVPLRVSLEPHAFAPPAYQSEHAAGLDVFAAVLEPLTIGPGQVAAVPTGVRLEIPRGYEAQVRPRSGLALRHRIGIPNGPGTIDADYRGEVKVLLINFGEEPYIVHRGDRIAQLVFARVARVSLTVAAALHETARGDGGFGHTGR; encoded by the coding sequence ATGGAGGCGGGCGCGGTTCCGCTGCGCGTTTCCCTGGAGCCGCACGCGTTCGCTCCGCCCGCCTACCAAAGCGAGCATGCCGCCGGGCTTGACGTCTTCGCGGCCGTCTTGGAGCCGCTCACGATTGGACCGGGCCAGGTGGCGGCGGTGCCGACCGGCGTGCGCCTGGAGATCCCCCGCGGGTATGAAGCCCAGGTGCGGCCGCGCAGCGGGCTCGCGCTCAGGCACCGGATCGGGATTCCGAACGGTCCGGGAACGATCGACGCCGATTACCGCGGAGAAGTGAAGGTCTTGCTCATCAACTTCGGGGAAGAGCCGTACATCGTTCATCGCGGCGACCGAATCGCCCAGCTCGTGTTCGCCAGAGTGGCCAGAGTCTCGCTCACGGTAGCGGCCGCGCTCCATGAGACCGCGCGAGGCGACGGCGGATTCGGACACACCGGGCGATGA
- a CDS encoding DUF3108 domain-containing protein, with amino-acid sequence MTRHQARGCTGRRLLLGCALLAFLLSSLLMVPLRRDRAEALEPTPPSNPDTVDLTPYLTQREARHAKVPWKIGEYFQFSIDWSGLNGGNALMQVQNMQTVDGRRTWRIVTKAESNSFVSKFYKVRDRAESFVDAESLYTRRFEKHIREGSYKKDLSVRFDQENRKAIYQDGKSYEVAPQVQDVLSAFYYVRTLPLPDGATIVIPTHDNEKTYDMVVNVIRRERVEVPAGKFDCVLVEPVLKSEGIFKSRGQMYVWLSDDERRIPVQVKSKVPIGSISVSLTDMRLAFVGKR; translated from the coding sequence ATGACGCGCCATCAGGCGCGCGGATGCACGGGCCGCAGGCTCCTTCTGGGATGCGCCCTTCTCGCCTTTCTTCTCTCCTCGCTCCTGATGGTTCCACTGCGCCGGGATCGCGCCGAGGCGCTCGAGCCCACGCCCCCGTCGAACCCGGATACGGTCGACCTCACGCCGTATCTCACCCAGCGGGAAGCACGACACGCCAAGGTGCCGTGGAAAATCGGCGAGTACTTCCAGTTCTCGATCGATTGGAGCGGCTTGAACGGCGGGAACGCGCTCATGCAGGTCCAGAACATGCAAACCGTCGACGGACGCCGCACGTGGCGAATCGTCACGAAGGCGGAGTCGAACTCGTTCGTCTCGAAGTTCTACAAGGTGCGCGACCGCGCGGAATCCTTCGTCGACGCCGAATCTCTCTATACGCGCCGTTTCGAAAAACATATCCGGGAAGGGTCCTACAAGAAGGATCTCTCGGTGAGGTTCGACCAGGAGAACCGGAAGGCGATCTATCAAGACGGGAAGTCCTACGAAGTGGCGCCCCAAGTGCAGGACGTCCTTTCCGCCTTCTACTACGTGAGGACGCTTCCGCTCCCGGACGGCGCCACGATCGTAATCCCCACGCATGACAACGAGAAGACCTACGACATGGTGGTGAACGTGATCCGGCGCGAGCGGGTCGAAGTGCCGGCCGGTAAATTCGATTGCGTCCTGGTGGAGCCGGTGCTCAAGTCCGAGGGAATCTTCAAGTCCAGAGGTCAGATGTACGTCTGGCTTTCGGACGACGAGCGGAGGATCCCGGTGCAGGTCAAGAGCAAAGTTCCCATCGGGTCGATCTCAGTGAGCCTGACCGATATGAGACTCGCTTTCGTGGGAAAACGGTGA
- a CDS encoding flippase-like domain-containing protein, whose amino-acid sequence MKRGRLALAMLGIGLSAAAVFVLLRQVSPKELARNIGRADPAWFLAACGLTILGYWLRAQRWGRILSPEARVTQGKLFAATMVGFLAINTLPARLGELVRAYALARTERIKAGTVLGSVVIERIFDLAALGGFWAMSLLFAPYPAWFRWSGYLTLGLSVGITAALWLLHAGHYATNPLGSRLRALVPARLFAPLERPIASFTAGLRVLGRPSTMAGAGLTTAAMWLVNGAVFLLVGKSMGLALPLWSPLLLSFVVCVAIMVPSSPGFIGVLEGSCVVGLSLLGVDASRALAYGILYHLTQILPVVLLGGAYAVRGRTGSGQGRPARGHPEEGLERKN is encoded by the coding sequence GTGAAGCGCGGGCGCCTCGCCCTCGCCATGCTGGGCATCGGGCTCAGCGCGGCCGCGGTCTTCGTTCTCCTCCGCCAGGTCAGCCCGAAAGAGCTCGCCCGCAATATCGGCCGGGCCGACCCGGCATGGTTTCTCGCCGCTTGCGGCCTTACGATCCTGGGCTACTGGCTGCGCGCGCAGCGTTGGGGAAGGATTCTCTCCCCCGAGGCCCGCGTCACGCAGGGGAAGCTCTTCGCGGCAACCATGGTGGGCTTTCTCGCGATCAACACGCTTCCGGCACGACTGGGCGAGCTTGTCCGCGCGTACGCCCTGGCGCGGACCGAGCGGATCAAGGCGGGCACCGTCCTAGGCTCGGTTGTCATCGAACGGATATTCGACCTGGCCGCGCTGGGAGGGTTCTGGGCGATGTCTCTTCTGTTTGCGCCCTATCCGGCCTGGTTTCGATGGAGCGGGTATCTGACGCTGGGCTTGAGCGTCGGCATCACGGCCGCGCTCTGGCTGCTCCACGCCGGCCACTACGCGACGAACCCGCTTGGGTCGCGGCTCCGAGCTCTCGTTCCGGCCAGGCTCTTTGCGCCGCTGGAGCGCCCGATCGCCTCATTCACCGCCGGCCTCCGAGTCTTGGGAAGGCCTTCGACGATGGCGGGGGCCGGCCTGACCACGGCCGCGATGTGGCTCGTGAACGGGGCGGTTTTCCTCCTAGTCGGGAAAAGCATGGGGCTCGCCCTCCCGCTCTGGTCCCCGCTGCTCCTCTCCTTCGTTGTGTGCGTCGCGATCATGGTGCCCTCCTCGCCCGGATTCATAGGCGTGCTGGAAGGCTCCTGCGTCGTTGGGCTATCGCTTCTGGGGGTCGATGCCTCCCGGGCCCTGGCGTACGGGATCCTTTACCATCTGACACAAATTCTGCCGGTTGTGTTGCTTGGAGGGGCCTACGCGGTCCGTGGTCGGACCGGGTCGGGGCAAGGTCGCCCCGCCCGGGGACACCCCGAAGAGGGCTTGGAGCGAAAAAATTGA